The segment GAAGTTAGCTTTCTGCCTACACGCTGACAAGTAAGATCTCGGGGGGCTAAGCTTGGCGTAAGAATAGTGATTTATCGACACATTCAAATTATGCCAGTATATAGAAATCTATAGATCTATATGCTAGCTTTCACTCAACAAATACAACTataagacaaataaaaaatctcaaataatacatttatattattttaaatttttaccatgaaaaatataaaaaagtaaaattatattttgcaatTATATTTGTCtttgtatttttctattttattattatttcatttgttttattattaactaaatgctcattacttttataataaaaaaaataatgcttggcataattatttatttttctataattttattttctaatgttttattgatatttaatttttatattttattattaaaataatattataaataatcagtATGTAGCTTAGTCTAATACTTTCATTGTATAATTAACACAAATTACTATTTACAAAATGTAATTGTAATTAtgcgaaattttttaaatttattgttaatttattgatcatatttcatatacattttgtaatatataatattttttaaaaatatatatatttatttatgttaaaacCTTTCTCCAGTTAAACGAAAACACTATTATCGCTGCAATGGACTACCaacataatataattacaaCTTTTGCTTTGCTCCAAATCATGAAACGATTTTTCTTCAACTCGTgctttattctatttttttttttccttcctCACTCTCTCCTGTTTAAACTCTTCGTTTGTAACCTCGCAAAAGTCGTCAAAGAGTAAACGAATTATCCATCatcaaggtaaaaaaaaaagaaaatttttcaaagacCTCTTACCCTTTTTTATAATGGTGTGTATGTCTCAGTGTGCAAATTATATTCAGCCACTGAATTAcataaactttaaattatactataaaattttatttgttattattattttttttttgctaaccTCTGACATTAAATGtgaaaaatgtttattcaaattaaaaagctACTTTTAAGATTAATcgataaaaatcattgatcttaaattagtttaatatattcaaatgaaaattttttaaatttatataaatttaaatataaaaaaaaaaatttataataattataataaataaataaaaaaatataaaaatattaaataaaaatttttgtatcgAATGACTTCCTAGAGGCGCGGCTGTCACGATGCCCTAAGGTCATTGGTCACCCGTATTTCTTATCTGTAACTGTCCTCGGGCCATCTTAAGGATGCCTAAGGTCTAGATGAACCACCTTGTTCCAAcagcactttttttttttcctttaaatttttataaatatctatatacaACTATAAAAGCTACTGTGGCATACTCGATGCATCTTTTGTACAATCATTTATCCctttatatatactttcttGATCATCGTTAGCAGCATGTCCATCCAACACACCCAACTAgttgatcaaaaatatatatatatataaaaaaattactttcatATAACGATGCTTGGAATATGAACCAATCAATTCGTCACTGACCATCAAACAAATTACTTTTGATGAATCAACTTCAAATAacatatatgaaaaatgatttaaataaaatatatataaataactcAAAGGTGTTGATGAAACCTTTTATGTGTTACCTTACTAATgagtcataatttttttcggtTATACCAGTTGAAGGGTCCGTATGTATACTCTAATGATTTAGTAGctgaagaaaattattattcaatattattatttttacagtcttaagtaaaaataaaaaatcatatataacgaaaattaaaattttcaatactccggtgggttatgtgcaattattagttagtgtaatttttttttttttcaaataaaatgtcatattgtTTAGTCACAACACTacgaaattttatcatgaaCATATGTTCATCTGTGTGAGTGAGACGAACTAAGCAGAGCTGCCAACACTGCGCGTCGAATCTCCACAAAACATGATTTTGTTGGGTCCCAATGTAAATCGGGAAAAAAACAgccacatcaaatttttctattagaattctaataactccgtgagttttaaagttatcgttttcaaaatagcggcgatttaaagattaaaataaaaggaaacttttaattagtcgGTGCTAATCGATCACGCTTacagataaaaagttatttaatatttgaaaaaaaaaaaaaaaaaaaggttttgaACATTTTTGTCTCTGGCAAGATTGAAAAAACCTTCTTTTTGGTTCTAACACGAAGTGTTTCTGACAATTACTTAAGAAATGAGAgcgtttttcaattttcggtAGACAAATCCAATACGTATATAGGtgacgcgaagcgtcccacctacgtaaaatattataagttatttaataaatattttcatgaattaatggaattaatttttggaGATATTTTcactgtaaatttaataaaaatgttatcttaaaaaaaaaaattgatttacgatgattatgtaaaaaaaaaataaatatataattaaatagctCTGTTATTACCAGTAGCAGtagttgaattttaataatgattttcataaataccacaagtgtttgaaaaaaaaaaataaataaaattacacgacaaatttaaaaatgaattataaaaaaaataaataaaaaacaatcatatAAATAGGATAATAATACGAGTATATAGTTAATATATTTGTGTAAATGTACAAGAGAGATGCCGACTTGAACAATCTTTTGgtgcaattaaattttgatgtgACTTGAACGAGTGTGCACACGACGGACTTTAACACGCACAAGCTAACATCAACACCAATGAAAACCtcgacaattattattataaaattttaaatgtatagaCAACTATAAAACAACatttattttgtgaaaataaaaaaaaaaaaaattagttaagaAAAGAAGGTCGATACATACACACACGGGGTAAAATACAACCTAGAAAAACCGGTCTCTAATTGGTACCAAAACTCTATAAGCAGTCAGTATAAATGCAAGTGttgatttctgtttttttttttgttgcctTGAGAAAGCAATTGACCATAGTAACCATTCtctctttataaatatatacgcatgtataatcaagtttttaaataataaaaaaaaaaattattaattgttacagATGGGGCCTGAGGATAGATGCTCAAAGCAGCCAAAGACGTGGATGAGTTTGGTGCAACattttaatgacaattaaatggaagaaaaaaatataaaatataaaatatttagataatataaaaatttacatatgtGGGAATGGCAGCTACAGACGGACAAATTGTCGTTGCAGCGGCACGTTGGGCCGATGAATCAACTTATTTACgtgaatttataacaaaatatcGTTTACCAgcagttattaaaataacaaaaggaCAATATGGTGGTTTTGGTGTACCAACATTACCAGCACCTTCATTACAAAGTACAGCATTATTAGTATCAGCTGGACGTAGAAGAAAAATAGTTGCACAAgctgttaaaataaaagaaggtagacgtgttgttggtgttggtcCACGTTTAGCAATACCAGATTCATATAGTggttattttgaaatattaagtGAAGAAGGACGTGCTGTACGTAGTATTGAATCAGTTAATGAATTATCACGTAGATGTCCAGATGATGGTGCATTAGTACGTGATACAATACGTGGTATATCATGTAAAATTGAAGATTCTGGTAATATTATAACAGATGGTACTAGAACAATATTATCTGGTGAAACAATAATAACTGCTGGTGAAATAACATTACCAAATCGTGGTAGATTTTTACGTTGTATTGATAGTCATggtgataatatattattgagtATGGAACAACGTGGACGTTTTAGTGTACTTGCTAGAGAAGATAATATAAGTGGTGTACATACTGCTAAAGCATTATTATCAAAACGTTTACCATTAACAGTACGTTTAGTACATGGACAACCACCACGTGGTCttaaatcatcatcacaattttTACCAGAATTACGTTTACTATCAACATTTGAAGAAGAACATGTATTTGCATTACCATTACAAAGAGATGGTGTTGCTATTGCATTACCACTTGCTGCACCAATTAAACTTGTTAAATCACGTAATGATGATACACTAAGaataatgaatgaatttacaagACTTGTTGAACGTGCATCACGTCTTGTTGCTGATGTTGCTGATAGAGCACATGTACTTGATGGTAGACttggtgataataataataataaacaaaatcgTCAAACAAGAAGTGCTGGATTTTTACGTCGTTCACTTAGTTCAGatagtaataattatcatcatcgtcatcatcatcataataataccaataataataataacaacaataaccaTCATCATAATATTCATAGAGATGAAAATCGTGTACCACCATCATACACTGAGGATTATGATGAAATTGATCAAATATATGATTATGTTAGGGGTTTTGCGCCATTACCAAAAAGCGTTAGATCACCATATGAAAATCCaactgttaataataataataattgtaataataatattaataatagtaataatagtaataatataattaatcaaattaattcaagtcCACCATTAACACCAATAACTGTTACAATAACACCATTAATTGATGATAGACCAGAACCACCACCAATTGAAACaataccaacaaaaaaaattcaagctgAAAAACGTACAAGAAGAGCTGTTAAAGAAACACCAATGCCAAGAGTTGAAAAACCACCATTGGCAAAattatatgttaaaaataGTGGTACACAACGTGGTAGACCACTTATTAGACAAAAAAGTTCATCACCACTTAAAGAAACACCACCTGGTTTTAAAGGTGGTTCaccattatttaatatacgtTATAAAAGTTTAACAAATTTACAACAAGCTATGGAACTTGATGGTACACTTGATTCAAGTCATTCAGGTGGTAGAACTTCTGGTGATTCTGGTGCAGGTGCAAAACTACCAGAAAAaaggtttaaaattatttatttatttatatttataattgcagctttttttttagattatttattatatatatatttttttttttttttttttttaatattcagaTCACGACGTCTTAGCCGACCAAGATCATTGACAAATCTTGTATGGGAATTAAGAGGTGGTAGTTGTGCAGTTAGATCAGAAACTCCACCACCAGTTATAACAGCACCATTACCATCAACCAAGTGTGGACCTCGATTAGCTGTTACTGTTGTTGCACCTCGACGTATTGGCACGCTTTACCTCTAACTTGtaagttgaataattaaatattttttatttcaataactttttgaattataattttttcatttaaattcattttatttttttaaacattaaattgcATTGACGATTGAACAAGTTATGTATAAACAACGTTACAATTTACCACTCGACAAACGTACTCATTAAAGTGTAATTTGTCGGTGGTTTGCGGcactataaattttctttctcactttttatatttatatatttctattatatatttatttttttttattattatacctatattttataaatttataaccaTTTACCAACTTTACAAGAATAATCAGAgacaatttttcaacaattttatttaactttatgttataaaatatttagtggTCACTTCCCTATTGCCATCAAGTTTTATCCTTTACACGAGCAATGATCTTATCGCATCAGTCACGATCAATCCAATGGATCCTCTTTTGCACGCATTCGTTACGAATGAATTCATGATATAGATCTACatctattctatttttattattattatttcaagtataaatatattttatatatataacaaatttataataataataatttaaaaatttaataatgtctGATGAAATGTTTCATTAAAGCATGAAATAGACACAATGTTCACCTAAAATTTGATGACAACcgagctgaaaaaaaaatttaaattaagagaCAGTTTTAGAATGACAGTAGTAACGGAACCAGTTTGTAAATCAGTAATTCACAAGAGTgcagttttatattatatatatttttaaatatagaatgAACTTGGTTATATCCGTTGACTGGGCGACACGCTCGCGCGGACAGGTCAATGTTTTCAGGCCGTGAGAATTATCAGGGATCCGCTTTAATTAGCCGTTCGTGACCCGAACAcgtttctttatatatatttatattatatttatatatttatttatttattttatttttttcatctttaatttttcttttggttttttattttatttttttttatcctgatACACGCAACCTATCCCCAGGGATCTACAACACTTTTGACTATTTACGTATATCATCATGTAtggcattaaaaaatatttaatttcttgatctatctttttttttttttgtttttttttatcccacTTTTGATCAAAATAATCCGACCTTGTGATGAACCATTTCTCGTGAGATTTACGCCCTTACCAGACAAGGACAAAATTAATAGCTAGTCAATTACAAAAGGATGACGTTACTTTCTACTAAACGCAACAacagttttattaaaatgattgatAATTTTGCAACCTTGGCATCTTTgtatagtaataaatttaaattgcagTTATACAAATCAtgtatttttggtttttttctttgttctattttttaatttgaattttaaattttatcaggtaaattaatttcaagtttttttaattctacttttagttaaaatatttttttttgctttttatgaCTTTGTCTAGtttatatttctttatctAATTTCAGTCGTTTATTTGTTTCTTGATTTAGCTTATatcataacaataaattatgaaaaattaattatgactATTGCACTGTAAGCGTTTGGCAAGAAATCACTCGGTTTATTTTAATGCAAAAGTTTGCTTCCTTAAGGCTTGTGTACGAAtggtttatctttttttctattttaattttttaattttagttttatattttaaataaaataaaaatctagcatgtaaattaattgcaaaatttttaatcctCGTTTAAgttctaatattttttgttaaagttgacaattttttaacatgtaacatatgaaaaaaaatctccaagtcatatataaatttttattcattacaattaaaatttctgttgggattttttttttttttttttttttttactcttaatattttcaaacaaacaataccaattttttgaaatacaaaaaacaaaaattataatcccAAGCCATggtctttaaaaaataaatacaattaatgaattaaatttttgataaattttgataatcaatATAACTTAAGTTGAAAGTCAATGCGGCAATGCTACATGTGTgtatgtgttttatttttaaatgtatacacCAACAatgtatacaaatattttgaaCATAAAAGGctcgattgaaaaaaaaaaaagaaaagaattaaCATGGCTAACCTCCATATATATGCCCTGCTtgattagaaaatttatacgATACTCATAAACATCGGTAAGAGCACAATATCTTTCTCcacaaaaaaagcaaaagtattatattatactaaaaaaaaagaaggatcATATCTCTGATTTCACTAGTCACTCTGTGGGCATCTCAATTCCATTGTCTGCCTACGTTGACTCTACTGACTCACTGCTCGATGATTCTTTATATTATAcctttcaaaataaaaataaaaaaaaacgagaaagCTTAAACCGTTGTTATtgctattgttattatataaataaaaataaaaaaaaattcatttaagtTGACAATATGAGAACGATTAAGCAGATGTGATGTTTTAGTCCACATATACAATTCTCTTCTCTCTCTCGTGTTATAAATGCAAAGTGCCCCTCGATTccttatatatttaatgtatatatcAGTTTACTGCAAGTTCAGGTAATGCACCAATAGGGAGTTCACAGTTGTATCAATAAAGTAGTAGTAGTTTAACGTCATGGTCCAACAGGCTGATCAACCGGCCGTGATGCAAGTTTTCTGCTACTGGTAAACGCCCACGCAAAAATACTcactatatgtatatttttctcaatttgCAATTACTTCTACTACTATCAGTAAAATCAtcatttagtttaaaaataatccaaaaaaatataacaagaattgatgaaaaaaaaatttaaaaaacatttacgttttattttattagataaaaaatacacaagttaatatatatttttgacatcATTTCAAGTtgtaaaatatgtataaaaaaaaaaaataataaaccggcaattataatttacaagacAACTAATATAAGTGTATAGTGTTTCGTGACATGTCAGTAGTGTGCTCTCAACTATTGATTCTTATCTTTACACCACAACTCGACTTTGgtatatacattaaataatttatctttttatttttttttgcctatAAGGACGTAGGTGTGAGGAATAATATAAACCACATTAGTTGCAAttttaatagcaaaaaaagaatatataactGATGAATCATGAATAGAttttgtcattaatttattatttatttatgttattttattattatcatactCTGatctatttaaacaataactgataaaaaattttgtttgaaaaattcatattggaataatataaattatgcataaaatatattgagtgGAATAACAGCAGGGATTCAGGGATTTTAAAATCACATCAGGAGgcaattttatgatttttgaaTATTCTAGATATACCTGCACTTTATGACGATAAATTAATGATCCATTTGGACAagttatatttcaataaagtagctttcatttttttcagtttttttctttggatatttttgaaagagtgaaataaaattgagagcTGCATCAGGAAGTgtatagtgaaaaaaaaaatattaaaaaagataaaaagaaaatagcctaatggaatattaataattaaatcgaGTTGCGTGGATTTTTGTATGGACAATGAGGATATAGGTGGGTTCAAGTGGGCTGcatacatgtataaatatatttatagtataaAATGCTGATGAGGAGGTTAGAGTTCTTGAGAATGAGTTAATGTATAAATTTGTTGAGTGAACCGGGAAGCTGTATGCCGCTGGGTTTTCTAAAGAAACACGATTTGgatgaaatatatatgcatgtatataggaatttagttttaaaatgaCGAGGTATAAGAGAACTTATGATCCTGGTTACTCTTTGAAAGTTGACATTTTTAGTACAATAGCAAGTTGCTTGATCTTCAACaggttataattatttttaagtataatGGATGCATAAAAATACCTACGTGTACTGTGacgtatacataaaaataagacgaatttttgttgttaattaatcaataagtataaaaattttcagtttttttattttttcaatttgtagcaaattaaaaaattcaagtaaaaattaaattaaaatttatataaataaataataattaaataaataaatttataattaaataaatagagacaagaaaaaattaaatatatagttaacgtattaattaaaaaagaaaaaaaaaattgacgaaaagTTGACAAGTAGTAAAATCCACAATTCCGTATGTGGTCAGacacgtcaaaaaaaaaaaaatgacaagtaaaatttttttattttttgttttacaaattacagaaaaaaaaaaaaaatccacaagAAAAATAACTGCGTACATATTaacgttaataaaaataacataattaattttgattaattaatcaataaatacaaataaatttatatttttcttatttttccaatttgtagaaaattaaataatccaacttttaaaagtacaaaatCATGAGTAATTTGTCGTTGTTGTTATCTCAgtataatgattaaaaaaataactaacacgttcttattgtatataaatagttTTTGTAGACAGACctatagaaattaaaatagacTCTTGActatgtaatatatttaaagtatTCTTTTGAGTTGTACAATGAATTTAATCCTAACGGCTACTCGTtgtaagaaagaaaaaaaaatattaaactacaagaaaaatgataataaaaatgatgatggtgatgatgaagagtcacaatatatatatacatactcgTGACTTTGGTATagtcattgattttttattttttagatgctACTTTGTTATGTTGTATTACGTGGCATCAGGGAAGTTTAAAAGACCGGTCTTTGGGATACCCGTTGTGTTTGTTTGCCGCGTGTTTATGCATATTTCAGGAATATAATCCGGTCTATAACCGTTATAATACACCTACCCAAGTTGTCGATTCCCAGGCAgagtatatttttcattttcatacaaaatttatatatatcttaaaattttcattttcatatcaATGCTCAATGCacattgtcaattttattatcaaacatcacactcaaaaaaataaaccaccatcatgtctgttatttttttttggtcattattaaatatatcattgttcatttttttttatctatttttatctaccacaaaaattatattaatttaaaaaaaacatgtgcCATCTTATTTACTTgtgttacattttttttctcacgtTGTTTGTGGTTAACCACATTCTCTCtgaaaacattgaaaaatcatgCAACATCATAGTGCtaattttattctaatttGATTCTATATACTTTtcataattcaaaatataaaaatcatatataacgaaaattaaaattttcaatactccggtgggttatgtgcaattattagttagtgtaattttttttttttttcaaataaaatgtcatattgtTTAGTCACATCACtacgaaattttatcataaacatatgTTCATCTGTGTAAGTGAGACGAACTAAGCAGGGCTGCCAACACTGCGCGTCGAATCTCCAcaaaacatcaaatttttctattagaattctaataactccgtgagttttaaagttatcattttcaaaatagcggcgatttaaagattaaaataaaaggaaacttttaattagtcagtgcaaatcgatcacgcttacagataaaaagttatttaatatttaaaaaaaaaaagaaaagaaggtttttaacatttttggcactggcaactttaataattatttgagaaaaaatcgaaaatatacaaattaaagagaTTGAAAATACGCTTCTTTTGGTTCTAACACGAAGTGTCTCTGACAATTACTTTAGAAATGAgagcgttttttaattttcggtagacaaatccaatacgtaggtgacgcgaagcgtcccacctacgtaaaaaaaaataaaaacaaataattcgaATTCAAGCTACTGATAACACTGttgatcaaattttaaaaaattaaaacatgataaaaagcatcatgatatataaaatcaataaacaattgaataaataaattgagcaACATTTAGCTActgaatttatcatttatatataatttatatatatcttatcATGATTAAATACACTCGTGTCACCCGCAAggcaatattcaataaaatatctacaacaactaaattttattattatttgtcatcAGACAATAGAAAGTTACTGATATAACATTTGCACTCATTCATCATTGAACAATTCATCAGTCATCTGGAACATGAAATTAATCAAaccgtatatttttttattcaattatatcatttatattattttttttcttacaaaaaatatttatgcttCTTGGTAAAAGTGATATATATtatctcaatatttttatataaatataattcaatttttttttgtttattttgatggGCGGTATTGAGCATGATTATCCTGAAGGTAGGAAGTTAATACAAGAAGTGTGCAATTGAGAACTTGTGTAGTAACTGATACCGTAACAGCATTGAAATTCTTAgatgatcatcatcaatatatttttaaatttttgtaattgatCATGCTGAAAGGAAATCcgccatttaaaaatttttaaaaatatatttacaacaagTTTATCTATCAATAAAATGACAatctaatattaatttttttctcataaaaatatatataattaataaattaaatatacactgTCAATTGGTATTTAAGTTTGTCTAAAATACTGGAAAATAATTGATGTATATTActgattaatatttgaattttttaatataaacttttttttatttttttatgataaatatcacACTGATCAGTAGCTGCAACTTCATATATTTTCCACTTCTTTTGAGTCATGATATTTGCTGTACTTTGCTTcatcttgtatatatatttttttttatgtcctCGGAAACTTGTATAGACTTGTGTTGCACCCGCGAGAGTATACTCACTATCCTTGATGGGTGAATAACCTGATTACAAAATGGCCTCATCGACATTTAATGagaaaatattgaatgatGCACTTTTGATGCAATTGTAATATCTTCCTTACGGTTATCATatatacattgtttttttttttttattcatcatttgtATTACATCCGCTTGAtcattctttttatatttttttatactgatcATAATCATTCTCTTATATATTCTTTAGtatatgcattttttatttcatttatttttctgatcaTTGTTGTTTATAAAGTGGCACCTCATGTTGAGAATTATTCTCAAAAGAAATGGATcttcaagttaatttattatgcaaCAAATGTATGGTCTCTTGAAGTCTATTGAAAAACTAGCACGTGTCAGTCATTAAGATATCCCCTGATGTGTTGACCAACTAGGCACTTGACAATAATGATAAcacgttattatttttactctataatatatatatatattttttttttaattttgtatttgtatttgtggGTGGtcttta is part of the Aphidius gifuensis isolate YNYX2018 linkage group LG1, ASM1490517v1, whole genome shotgun sequence genome and harbors:
- the LOC122851549 gene encoding rho GTPase-activating protein gacU translates to MAATDGQIVVAAARWADESTYLREFITKYRLPAVIKITKGQYGGFGVPTLPAPSLQSTALLVSAGRRRKIVAQAVKIKEGRRVVGVGPRLAIPDSYSGYFEILSEEGRAVRSIESVNELSRRCPDDGALVRDTIRGISCKIEDSGNIITDGTRTILSGETIITAGEITLPNRGRFLRCIDSHGDNILLSMEQRGRFSVLAREDNISGVHTAKALLSKRLPLTVRLVHGQPPRGLKSSSQFLPELRLLSTFEEEHVFALPLQRDGVAIALPLAAPIKLVKSRNDDTLRIMNEFTRLVERASRLVADVADRAHVLDGRLGDNNNNKQNRQTRSAGFLRRSLSSDSNNYHHRHHHHNNTNNNNNNNNHHHNIHRDENRVPPSYTEDYDEIDQIYDYVRGFAPLPKSVRSPYENPTVNNNNNCNNNINNSNNSNNIINQINSSPPLTPITVTITPLIDDRPEPPPIETIPTKKIQAEKRTRRAVKETPMPRVEKPPLAKLYVKNSGTQRGRPLIRQKSSSPLKETPPGFKGGSPLFNIRYKSLTNLQQAMELDGTLDSSHSGGRTSGDSGAGAKLPEKRSRRLSRPRSLTNLVWELRGGSCAVRSETPPPVITAPLPSTKCGPRLAVTVVAPRRIGTLYL